The following are encoded in a window of Verrucomicrobiia bacterium genomic DNA:
- a CDS encoding cbb3-type cytochrome c oxidase subunit II, whose translation MNHGALIFLSAFVTLALSWAGLVMAPQLQLGRLEPVPQPAPQPDYPTARPGLAQQGLQVYRSLGCAECHTQQVRPENDVERGWGVRRTVAQDFLADHPVLVGAARVGPDLANLGLREPKRFAVPWKFLTVSNHVEELEQRLYLHLYNPRQFAPASLMPSYAFLFERRPLRPGQERDPLALQFEQRSPEHWPEQIVPGPRARALVVYLMSLRADAPVFEAPLPGAAEAAAAAARTNQVNKAVNTNAAPAVSESTAP comes from the coding sequence ATGAATCACGGGGCGTTGATATTCCTGAGCGCCTTTGTCACCCTGGCTTTGTCCTGGGCGGGACTGGTGATGGCGCCGCAACTGCAGTTGGGCCGTTTGGAGCCGGTGCCGCAGCCTGCGCCGCAGCCGGATTACCCCACCGCGCGGCCGGGTCTGGCGCAGCAGGGGTTGCAGGTGTATCGCTCGCTGGGCTGCGCGGAATGTCACACTCAACAGGTGCGCCCTGAAAATGACGTGGAACGTGGCTGGGGGGTGCGGCGGACGGTAGCGCAGGATTTTCTGGCGGATCATCCGGTGCTCGTGGGGGCGGCGCGCGTGGGGCCGGATCTGGCCAACCTGGGACTGCGTGAGCCCAAACGTTTTGCAGTGCCGTGGAAGTTTCTCACGGTTTCCAATCATGTGGAGGAACTGGAGCAACGCCTTTACCTGCACTTGTACAATCCACGGCAGTTTGCCCCCGCCTCGCTGATGCCCTCTTATGCGTTTTTGTTTGAGCGTCGTCCGCTGCGCCCGGGCCAGGAAAGGGATCCGCTGGCGCTGCAGTTCGAGCAGCGCAGCCCCGAGCACTGGCCGGAGCAGATCGTGCCCGGGCCGCGGGCTCGCGCGTTGGTGGTGTACTTGATGAGCCTGCGGGCGGATGCGCCGGTTTTTGAGGCGCCGCTGCCGGGAGCAGCAGAAGCCGCCGCGGCCGCCGCCAGGACCAACCAGGTGAACAAGGCGGTGAACACCAACGCAGCTCCCGCCGTTTCTGAAAGCACTGCACCATGA
- a CDS encoding cytochrome c, protein MRYILLTFVAVLVAVVAIAGFRGSPSRRPPIEIFADMVRQPKQRPQFQSEFFADQRGSRPRPAGTIARGEPYEDTPWNTGRLPGTTNFVASLPAPVTHAMLARGQERYLIHCAPCHGAQADGNGITKKIGAMGVVANLHDKRIVELADGELFNTISHGKNLMSGYAAQIAIEDRWAIIAYLRALQLARLGTVEDVPQEMRARLK, encoded by the coding sequence ATGCGATACATCCTGCTAACCTTTGTGGCGGTGTTGGTGGCCGTGGTGGCCATTGCGGGATTCCGCGGCAGCCCGTCGCGGCGGCCGCCCATCGAAATTTTTGCGGACATGGTCCGCCAGCCCAAACAGCGGCCGCAGTTTCAAAGCGAGTTTTTTGCGGATCAACGCGGGAGCCGTCCACGGCCGGCGGGCACCATTGCGCGCGGCGAACCGTATGAGGACACGCCCTGGAACACGGGCCGGCTGCCGGGCACCACGAATTTCGTGGCATCCCTGCCGGCGCCGGTGACCCACGCGATGCTGGCGCGGGGGCAGGAGCGGTATTTGATTCATTGCGCGCCCTGCCATGGGGCGCAGGCGGACGGCAACGGCATTACCAAGAAAATCGGGGCCATGGGGGTGGTGGCCAATCTGCATGACAAGCGCATCGTGGAGCTGGCCGATGGCGAGCTGTTTAACACCATCAGTCATGGCAAAAACCTGATGAGCGGTTACGCCGCGCAAATCGCGATTGAGGATCGGTGGGCCATCATTGCCTACCTGCGGGCGTTGCAACTGGCCCGCCTGGGGACGGTGGAGGATGTGCCGCAGGAGATGCGGGCGAGATTGAAGTAA
- a CDS encoding cbb3-type cytochrome c oxidase subunit I encodes MSEVVAKSRPPLSPAEVDAASRWPVLWLMVKAAGWLVVGLVLAGWAWWKLLAPETLGQAAWSSYGRLWPAAQHVLFYGFASQAAVGLGLWMLARLGGVGLQQRWLTFLGGVLWNVGVLLGGVGILAGDATGYPLWGAPLYGSGLMWAGLAGLGVSAWLTLQHRRRESVYPSQWWMMAGLFWFFWLMSVGIVLLQCVPPRGVMQVVVSTWLANNLLTLWLTAAGLSAAFYFLPRYAGRALHSAPLSKMVFWVVAVFGTASGFHYALPVPRWLPAVSAVADVLMLVAVIALALNVYHTLGGNYRGVWRQPGLGLSLFGLWMWMVVVIWQAVVSRPALQEVVNLTYLTAARPSLWLLGFALPALAGGMMYVVPRLACGREGCTCATSRGMALALAGGAVLWAVGWLWAGNAQAAALADWRTPFMTSLTAALPGLKLAGVGLLAVVLGGSALGIAVVYQGSRAMLCALRGSCCPVTAPVAKEVAA; translated from the coding sequence ATGAGTGAGGTGGTTGCAAAGTCCCGCCCGCCGCTGAGTCCGGCGGAAGTGGATGCCGCATCGCGCTGGCCGGTGTTGTGGCTGATGGTGAAGGCGGCAGGCTGGCTGGTGGTGGGGCTGGTGCTGGCGGGGTGGGCCTGGTGGAAGTTGCTGGCGCCGGAGACGCTGGGGCAGGCGGCGTGGTCTTCCTATGGCCGTTTGTGGCCGGCGGCGCAGCATGTGTTGTTTTATGGTTTTGCCTCGCAGGCGGCTGTGGGCTTGGGCTTGTGGATGCTGGCCCGGTTGGGCGGGGTGGGTTTGCAGCAGCGCTGGCTGACCTTTCTGGGCGGGGTCTTGTGGAATGTGGGCGTGTTGCTGGGCGGGGTGGGCATTCTGGCGGGGGACGCCACAGGCTATCCGCTGTGGGGGGCGCCGCTTTACGGGAGCGGCTTGATGTGGGCTGGCCTGGCGGGGTTGGGGGTCAGCGCGTGGTTGACCTTGCAGCATCGCCGGCGGGAGTCGGTTTATCCCTCGCAATGGTGGATGATGGCGGGGCTGTTCTGGTTTTTCTGGCTGATGAGCGTGGGCATCGTGTTGCTGCAATGCGTGCCGCCGCGCGGGGTGATGCAGGTGGTGGTGAGCACCTGGCTGGCGAATAATCTGCTGACCCTGTGGCTGACGGCGGCCGGGCTAAGTGCGGCCTTCTATTTTCTCCCGCGTTATGCGGGGCGGGCGCTGCACAGCGCGCCGCTGAGCAAGATGGTGTTCTGGGTGGTGGCGGTATTCGGGACCGCCAGCGGTTTTCATTATGCTTTGCCGGTGCCGCGCTGGTTGCCGGCAGTGAGCGCGGTGGCCGATGTGCTCATGCTGGTGGCGGTCATCGCACTGGCCCTGAACGTGTATCATACCTTGGGCGGCAATTACCGCGGGGTATGGCGCCAGCCGGGATTGGGGCTGAGCCTGTTTGGACTATGGATGTGGATGGTGGTGGTGATCTGGCAGGCGGTAGTCTCGCGGCCGGCGTTGCAGGAGGTGGTGAACTTGACGTATCTCACGGCTGCGCGTCCTTCTTTGTGGCTGCTGGGATTTGCGCTGCCCGCGCTGGCGGGAGGCATGATGTATGTGGTGCCCCGGCTGGCCTGTGGACGCGAGGGATGCACCTGTGCCACGAGCCGCGGGATGGCGCTGGCACTGGCAGGGGGGGCGGTGCTGTGGGCCGTGGGCTGGTTGTGGGCGGGCAATGCACAGGCCGCCGCCCTGGCGGATTGGCGCACACCTTTTATGACTTCACTGACGGCCGCGCTGCCGGGGCTTAAACTGGCCGGGGTGGGGTTGTTGGCGGTGGTTCTCGGCGGCAGCGCCCTGGGAATTGCCGTGGTGTATCAAGGCAGCCGGGCGATGCTTTGCGCCTTGCGCGGAAGCTGTTGCCCGGTGACGGCCCCCGTGGCGAAGGAGGTGGCGGCATGA
- a CDS encoding DUF3341 domain-containing protein gives MSAPRQVYGILAEFDTPAALLHAAEAIRDAGFRRWDVFTPFPVHGMDRAMGLKNSPVGWFTFIGGATGFALGQLMIWWMNAVDYPILVGGKPFYSPLSSFPPSYELTILLGAFGSLFGMLFLNRLPRLHHPLLKNRRFKQATHDKFYVVIETDDPKYSDTETRQMLERLGSRHIEWVEE, from the coding sequence ATGAGCGCGCCGCGACAGGTGTACGGCATACTGGCGGAGTTCGACACGCCGGCGGCATTACTGCATGCCGCGGAGGCGATTCGTGACGCCGGTTTTCGGCGGTGGGATGTGTTCACGCCGTTCCCCGTGCATGGGATGGATCGGGCGATGGGATTAAAGAACTCGCCGGTGGGCTGGTTCACCTTTATCGGCGGGGCCACGGGCTTTGCTCTGGGGCAGCTCATGATTTGGTGGATGAATGCGGTGGACTATCCCATCCTGGTGGGCGGCAAGCCATTCTACAGTCCGCTGTCGTCGTTTCCGCCGAGCTACGAATTGACCATTTTATTGGGGGCGTTTGGCTCGTTGTTTGGGATGTTGTTTCTGAACCGCCTGCCGCGCCTGCATCATCCCCTGCTGAAGAACCGGCGGTTCAAACAGGCCACGCACGACAAGTTTTACGTGGTCATTGAGACGGATGACCCGAAGTATTCGGACACCGAGACGCGCCAGATGCTGGAGCGGCTGGGCAGCCGTCACATCGAGTGGGTGGAGGAATAA
- a CDS encoding methylated-DNA--[protein]-cysteine S-methyltransferase yields the protein MPIPSRWGEFLASYGEAGLRSIDFPGAVSAGPLPSDALVPAGVVSWHEATSDAVGCVLEGSPVTRKPPLDWSEATAFQRAVWEALAMIPVGRVCTYGEIARQIGHPAAARAVGAACGANPIPLLVPCHRVVAAGGRLGGFAGGREWKQRLLAVEGHKIHHFRRLLW from the coding sequence TTGCCCATTCCTTCTCGTTGGGGTGAGTTTCTGGCCAGCTACGGTGAGGCAGGGTTGCGCAGCATTGATTTTCCTGGGGCTGTTTCCGCCGGGCCGCTGCCCAGTGACGCGCTGGTGCCGGCAGGGGTGGTTTCCTGGCATGAAGCAACCAGCGATGCTGTCGGTTGCGTTCTGGAAGGTTCACCCGTAACGCGGAAGCCGCCCCTGGATTGGTCTGAAGCCACAGCCTTTCAACGGGCGGTATGGGAGGCTCTGGCCATGATTCCTGTGGGGCGTGTATGCACCTATGGAGAGATCGCCCGCCAGATTGGCCATCCTGCGGCGGCGCGGGCGGTGGGCGCGGCCTGTGGAGCCAATCCGATTCCGTTGCTGGTGCCGTGCCATCGGGTGGTGGCGGCAGGCGGGCGGCTGGGAGGGTTTGCCGGCGGCCGGGAATGGAAGCAGCGGCTGCTGGCGGTGGAGGGACATAAAATTCACCACTTCCGGCGGCTTTTGTGGTAA
- a CDS encoding cytochrome c — protein MSAPSPIELRSLPEDAEPQAGRAPTPMWLVGVLGVLFYVATMSLDKQAGGFNARVYAPYPSLAKVEEANPKPATDPLFEKGRGIYLTYCASCHQADGLGSPIQAPPLAGSDWVLAEHPNRIIRIVLHGMAGPITVSGKAYTFNNVMLPWKDTLNDEQIAAVLTYIRMNKAWGNQASPVRPEQVAPIRKATAGRDTNWTQEELLKIALGAD, from the coding sequence ATGAGCGCGCCTTCCCCCATAGAACTTCGGTCCTTGCCGGAGGATGCCGAGCCGCAGGCGGGCAGGGCGCCCACCCCCATGTGGCTGGTGGGAGTGTTGGGAGTTTTGTTCTATGTGGCCACGATGAGCCTGGACAAGCAGGCGGGTGGTTTCAACGCCCGCGTTTATGCGCCTTATCCCTCGCTGGCCAAGGTGGAGGAGGCCAATCCCAAACCGGCCACGGACCCGTTGTTTGAGAAAGGCCGCGGCATTTACCTTACCTATTGTGCCTCGTGCCATCAGGCAGATGGTTTGGGCAGCCCGATTCAAGCGCCGCCCCTGGCAGGATCGGATTGGGTATTGGCCGAGCACCCCAACCGGATCATTCGGATCGTTCTCCACGGTATGGCCGGCCCCATCACAGTCAGCGGCAAAGCCTACACCTTTAACAACGTCATGCTGCCGTGGAAGGATACCTTGAACGATGAACAAATTGCGGCGGTGTTGACCTACATCCGCATGAACAAGGCCTGGGGCAACCAGGCCTCGCCGGTCCGGCCGGAGCAGGTGGCGCCCATTCGCAAGGCCACCGCGGGGCGCGACACCAACTGGACACAGGAGGAGCTGCTGAAGATCGCGCTGGGCGCGGATTAA
- the nrfD gene encoding polysulfide reductase NrfD — protein sequence MAHATSPTALTAAANVRVEAPPPELEREPLVLNNRSLGWITDHIAGVAEGKTPRWWWVAFGISASVMVLCFVMLAYLISTGIGVWGLNHPVAWAWDITNFVFWIGIGHAGTLISAILFLLRQRWRTSINRAAEAMTIFAVMCAGIFPLVHTGRPWLAWWLLPIPTSNNIWPQFRSPLEWDVFAVSTYFTVSVLFWYMGLIPDLAVMRDRAKTKLRQILYGLFALGWRGSNRHWSHYEKAYLLLAGLSTPLVLSVHSIVSFDFAVSQLPGWHTTIFPPYFVAGAIFSGFGMVLTLLVPLRSVCHLEDIITKRHVDLMCKVVLATGSIVGYAYGMEFFIAWYGGNPYELDAFKFRAFGPYWWAYWIMITCNVISPQLFWFKHIRQNMWAVFIISIVVNIGMWFERFVIIATTLAREFMPSNWGYFIPTKVDILTFVGTFGLFLTLFLLFMRFLPMIAISEVKGITPQADPHHPLGGAKEGGHHA from the coding sequence ATGGCGCACGCAACCTCTCCCACCGCCTTGACGGCCGCGGCCAACGTGCGGGTGGAAGCCCCGCCGCCGGAACTGGAGCGCGAGCCGCTGGTGTTAAACAACCGCTCGCTGGGCTGGATCACCGATCACATTGCCGGTGTGGCGGAGGGCAAAACTCCGCGCTGGTGGTGGGTGGCCTTTGGCATCAGCGCGTCGGTGATGGTGTTGTGCTTTGTGATGCTGGCCTATCTGATCAGCACGGGCATCGGCGTCTGGGGCTTGAATCATCCGGTGGCCTGGGCCTGGGACATCACCAACTTTGTGTTCTGGATCGGCATCGGCCACGCGGGCACGCTGATTTCGGCCATTCTGTTTTTGCTGCGGCAGCGCTGGCGCACGAGCATCAATCGCGCCGCGGAGGCCATGACCATCTTTGCGGTGATGTGCGCCGGCATCTTTCCGCTGGTGCACACCGGCCGGCCGTGGCTGGCGTGGTGGCTGCTGCCGATCCCAACCTCCAACAACATCTGGCCGCAATTTCGCTCGCCGCTGGAGTGGGACGTGTTTGCGGTGTCCACCTACTTCACCGTGTCGGTGTTGTTCTGGTACATGGGGTTGATTCCGGATCTGGCGGTGATGCGGGATCGGGCGAAGACGAAACTGCGGCAGATTCTGTATGGTTTGTTTGCCCTGGGCTGGCGGGGATCCAACCGGCATTGGAGCCACTATGAGAAGGCCTATCTGCTGCTGGCCGGCCTGTCCACGCCGCTGGTGCTCTCGGTGCACTCGATCGTGTCGTTTGACTTTGCGGTGTCGCAGTTGCCGGGCTGGCATACCACCATCTTTCCTCCCTACTTTGTGGCCGGCGCAATTTTCAGCGGGTTTGGCATGGTGTTGACGCTGCTGGTGCCGCTGCGGTCGGTGTGTCATTTGGAGGACATCATCACCAAGCGCCATGTGGACTTGATGTGCAAGGTGGTGCTGGCCACCGGTTCGATTGTGGGCTACGCCTACGGCATGGAGTTCTTCATCGCCTGGTATGGCGGGAATCCCTACGAGCTGGACGCCTTCAAGTTTCGCGCGTTTGGGCCGTATTGGTGGGCCTACTGGATCATGATCACCTGCAACGTGATTTCGCCGCAGTTGTTCTGGTTCAAGCACATCCGGCAGAACATGTGGGCGGTGTTCATCATTTCAATTGTGGTGAACATTGGCATGTGGTTTGAGCGGTTTGTGATCATCGCCACCACGCTGGCCCGTGAATTCATGCCGTCCAACTGGGGTTATTTCATCCCCACGAAGGTGGACATCTTGACCTTTGTGGGGACGTTTGGACTGTTCCTGACGTTGTTCCTGTTGTTTATGCGATTCCTGCCGATGATTGCCATCAGTGAGGTCAAAGGCATTACGCCGCAGGCCGACCCGCACCATCCGCTGGGCGGGGCGAAGGAAGGAGGGCACCACGCATGA